TTTAGATACCTTGTCACTCAAGGGTGAAGTTGGTTGAGAAAAGTCCTCGTTTTCTGATAACTTGGAAACGAGACAAGGTCTTAGTTCTACCATGGACTCATCACCACCCTCTCCGAGCAAGATATCGTCAACTTCAAAGTCGTATTTAGCACCAATATGTTCAAAGTTTCCCcccgaggaagatcgagatggaTTAAGGATGACCAGGCTGACACCTCCTAATCTCCATTGACCTGAGAAACAAGAAAGACGAGCATTTAAATTTTCTGATTGCACTTGCATGAATCAAGGTCttaaaactaaaaattcttaTTCAACGCTAACCTGATTCAATACCGATCCAAAGAGCTTGAACTTTCCCCAATTCCGACCCCTCGAAGACAAATTCATCGATGGAACCTCTTTGGAAATGGAGAGTTTCAGGCACCACCGTGTTCTCCAATTCCATAGAATGTTCACTTAACAAATATGCCGGTATTCTCTTTAATATTGAGTCTCCTTTCTCATCAATCAAACACAAGAGTATTCCGGCATTTATATTACTCAAACTCGAGCCGTACATGTTACTTGTTTGCAGCCTAACTTTGTACAAAGTCCGAGCTCCATCCAAGCCGGTTGATGGAAAGATAGTTTCTTTCAAGGCTTCGGTACAGATTTTCGGTTCCGTGGACGGAAAAAGCCGTGAAGGTTTTGCAAAACCCTGAAAATCTGGTGTAGAGATATGAGTACTACATCAAACTCTCCAATAAATCTCAATCAATTTATCTTCTTATGGTAATATTCTAAGCGCCTAAAACACACACGAGGATAGATTCACTTACACTACTATAAGATTAACTTTAGTTTTacaaaattacacaattttttatacaatttatatGTATTTAATTCGATCATGTTCTATTCATGTAGATCATTCTTgtttaactatttattttaaaaaaattcaatggTTAAATACatatgatagaaatattgaatctGTTAGGGGAGACCAGACTCTATTCGGAGAAGTCTTTCAACTGTTGTCTGCTTGGACCTGACAGACCCCTCAATAGGTTCAGCCGAGGTTTTTTCTCCATACTAGGTCAAGAGATCGAGATTGAGGTGGGGTTTGCAGAGCGGGAGCATCTCCTTGAGTCTGGCTGTGCCAAGTGGTAGGTGACAGGCACCCAGGGCCTGATACAACAAGACACTGAACGAAGTTGGTAGATAAAACCCCGGCTTGACCTAAAGACAATACCGAGCTGTTTGGAGCCCCCTCAACAGATCAAATAGGATTTTTTTTCTCCCGATTACATCTATAGAACAGGCTTGAGGTGGGGTTCACAGAGCGAGAGGGTCTCATCAAATCAAGTCATGTCAAGTGGTAGGTGACCTGTCACGCAAGGCCGATACCACGAGGTGCTCCGGTTCTCAATGAAGATGATAGATAAAACCTCAACTCAACTCGAAGATAATACTAACATGTTAAGGAATTTTAAATCAACAACACTTTGAAAACTTCTTCGAAAAAATTTCGGACTCTTCGCAACAGAATCAATATAAAAGTTTTAAGTACATGGAGAGTGAAATTATATGGCTAAAGCTAAAAGCTGTTTTGTTAATCCTATacaaacttatatatatatatatatataaagagcaGATAAGTTTAAAGAAAGTACCTTGAAAATCAGATTTCTTGTAAGAAGAGATGAACCCAAAGCGAAAACGAGCAGCAGCTTGCAAGTGAAACAATCTTCTTGAATGAATTATTGGTGTAATTCTAAAGGGATTCTTTTGATTCGTTGCAGAGATTGTGTGAGTTACGGAAACCGACTCCATGGCCATTACCAGCGTGTCTCCCCCTCTCCCCAACTTTCTTCCCAAACCAGAAAATTTTATCAGCACATCGTATCGACCGTGGGCCTATTGCGGTTAGATTGGCCATGATTTGAACTAGGCCTAACTCCAATAATCATCAGCCACCATGATTTTCCTTTGCAAGCCCGATTTGGATTTCGCAATTTCCAGCCCTATTTTACGCAAAGCTCGATCCTTATCAATGTTTTTTTAACTGAATCCATGGTTGGATGGGTCGGGTTATTGACTTTCGGTTAAATTGATTCttctaatttaattaaataaattattataaattaattataaattaagaaaataggttAAATTAGTTTGTATAGATTCGTGAGTGAATTGGTTAAATATCTTTCTCTCGACCATTATGTCGACTGATTTTTGATCTAGTCGGTCTCGACCATTACGTCGATTGACTTTTAATCTGGACTGTCTAATTTGattctataatttttaaacttcaaaatattttaatttagttttgaAGTCTTCTAAAGttttattaatttactatttggtcactaaacttaaaattttaatactcaatatcattaaattattagtaattttatgttttgatcacttaattttaaaaaattataaaataattactgAATTATTCAAAACTTTCATTCAAGTTATAAAactattcaaatatttttatttaaatattgggtcatcaagttttattttatttttataaaaacaaGTCTGGTTTGTGAGCTTCAAGTGCCGATTTGACGGTAAATGTTGGAGATTAGAGAAAAAAGTTATTTGTATTTTGGGTCGTAGAATCATACTGTTTAAAGTTATttcataaaagaaaatttaatcgTAGAAGAGAACGGGAATGACAATTTTCGATTAGTTTAGATAATGTGAACATATAAAGTAATGcaacaataattttaacattaTAACGACTTAAATGCAAActatcaaataatttaattaccattttataactttctgAAGTTAAATAACTAAAACGTAAATTTacgaatagtttagtgactttaTTTACTGTttacccttattttatttatatcaaactatttaaatttattaaaaaagttAGTAACATAATCAAATTTCTATAAATACTGGTTTCGCAATTCTTCTCGctgtttctttaattttttttagcttTCTCTTAAATTCAAAACCATATTTCTTTAAATTTATAGGTTCCTGAATCCGGTTTTGCTTACTGGATTTTCAACCCTTCGTcgcttaaatttgatattttgCTTCTGGGTATTGCTCGTTTCTGTTAAATTCAGAggctttttgggttttttttttttagaatattaatcatataaaaacGTTTCTCTCTTTGGGTGTTTTCATCGAACAGGTGGTGAGAAATTGCTTGTACAAGCTTCACCATTCTCTTTGATTGATTAGGTATTTCAAACTTTGCTTTAATCTTTATGATTTTTAGTGTTTATAAGTTAGTCATCAATTGCCTGTTGTATACTTTATTGTTCGTGTAAACTGTTTATAATTTGATATTCAAGTGGTTTCCCATAATTATTTGCCTCAATCAATTAGACAATTTGCATTGAAGAATGCAGTTTTGGTGCTTTTTTAATCATTGGAAATGCCTGATATTGTTGTGGAACTATGATcagaaaaattagaattttttatttgattttatgttTGTAATCTGGTAACTAATTCATAGTTTCTCATAGAGAGGCTTATTTTTGTTGAGTAGTATCCGATATGGAATGTTTATTTTGCATTTCAGCTGATATAATTAATCCTAGTTTGGTTGTTTTAGGGTTTGTTTGTCTATGTAAAGTCTCTAGATAGGCGGTTAAAGTACCATGGTAGCCTACaatcagattgcattttgccctgTTTACTCAAGAAATTAGCAAATTACTCCTGTACATTAGGCTAAAGAGCAAACTgatcatttctattaaaaatttcatttatttctactgttaaaagcTAGCATGCCACATGTAACTCATTCTAACTTACAAGTACTAGTTTTTAACATTAGAATGAAAGGAATTTTTAACAAAAGTATCAGTTTGCTTTTTTATCTAGCGTACAAGgattaattttctcattttttgacATGGTGCAAAATGTAATCTGACTGATAGTACTAGGGCTGGTACTTTTACCCTAGATAGGCTTATGCCATAGACAAACCCAAGATATAAAACTCAGGTTTAAGACTCGAGTCAAGGGTCGGAGCAGTTTCTGTTTCTTGATTTAAAGATGATACTAAAATGGATGATTAATGACCTTCATTGGCGAAGGAAGCAAATGGACTTACAGAAATTTTTGTCTGTCATTTCGGATTTGTAGTATCTTTTTGAAAAGTGAAGGAATGCGGTCTATGATTTTAAGAATTGTTCAAAATCCATTGTTTTAATTTATAGAACTTCCCAAATGATATTGGTTTTGGAGTTGCATGATTAGCTCAGCCATAGTTTGTTATGATTGTATGATATATAAACTACAGGGATTTGTGTTTTGAGGTATTGCATTAGTTTCAAGATTGATGATGGACTTGAAATATGTTAAATCTTTCATATTTCCTATATGTCATTTCATTTAGCAGGCATGGATGAGCAATTCATTCTTAGAGTTCCACCTTCTGTCGCTGAACGCATAAATCGTCTTTTAAGTGAAAACGCTTCATCTTCCGAGGACAAATCACTGGATTTGGAATTTTCTGGTGAGGATTTCACTCAATTTTACATACAAATGTCTGATTAACTCTTGCTGTTGTCTATGTCAtaacattttattttctttctgaaCTTATACCAAGTTTGCCGTGAAACTCATTGCTAAGAAGCTTGTGATTCCTATAGTTTAATTTAGCTAAACATCTATGTGGGTAGATAACTTGTACTTTTACTGCTACCATAATCTCTATTTGGGTTTCTTTTTTACTTATATATTAACTGAACCATAAACAACCCCATTGTCTCGTAGTGGCCTAAAGAGTGTATTCCTCACACAAACTTATTACTTTCCTTGGAGAAAATAGGAAAACAGTTGATATTGTTTAGGGGTTATAGGCAGTGGCGAAGctgttggggggggggggggcggGGAGGCAGGGCAGGGGCCTTGGCTTTCTTGGTTAAATGGGAAATTTTCCATTTAGCCCCTTCCAAGATATAAATCTTTCAAATTAAGTCTTTtagcttttgaataaatgaaaattttgcatttttggCCCCTCCAAAAAAAAATGAACAATGTAATTTAAGCATTTTAACACAATTTTTAACTTTGGCCTctccaaaattttataattttatctcagCCCCCTCAAATAAAATTTCTGAGTTTGCCTCTGATTACACTTTAGGGCTTAGTCTTTATCTTGTAAGATTAAGATGCATTAAGTGATGAATGCTTCCAAGAAGTAAAGACTCTGCATCTATTATATTTGTGAACATTAAGCTTCTCTGTACTTTGCAGAGGATGGACGGACCGGCACATTTGTCATTGGCAATGATCGTTTCCCTGCATCTGTCCTTGATCTACCTTGTGTTGTTGAGTCATACAAAACTTACGACGATAGTGCATTGGTTAAAACAGCTGATGTCGGTCAAGTATGGTACTCgatattgttatttatttttacacaataatGCATGGTTGCTTTACTTCCAATACGATCATATTAACTGTTGTCATTGTTATAGATGATTTTGGTCAGAGAGTCTGGAGAAGCTTCTCCAGATGTGGTGGAATACAGACACGGTCTAACTCCTCCATTGAGGGATGCTCGGAAGCGAAGATTTCGAAGGGAGCCAGATCTAAATGTATCGATATACTTGCTTTTTTCACACAATCTTTTTGTATATGGGTGTGTGTGGGATTAGGAGTGTCCGATACATTGGTTTTCCACTTATCTGAAGAGTCCTCAGAGAGTCATATCTTGGTAcatatggccaaatatacatagAGAGTCATATCTCGGTACATACGTCCAAATATGCATAGGACACGGGTGCTTCAATCAAAATGAAGATTTAGAGCAACATAGGTGGAAGTTTTAAAATATAGACATAACTTTTCGTATTATGACTATATATGATAATTTCAATGATTCATTATTCATGTAATTCTTAAAGGGGGAACTGTCAAATGTAAAAGGAGCTACATCCGAATCTCTTATGTGTAGCCACCATATTTTTGCTAAGAACTAAGAAGTGACTAAGCTTTGAGCTCGTCTATCTTGTTTGTGCCGAGTGACTTGATTTCTGTGTAGCTGTTTCTTTGTTTTTCGTTTAGTAGTTTACTGATGCCGATTATGTTATTTTTGCAGCCAGAGCTCGTACAACGTGTTGAAAAGGATTTGGTGAACATCATGTCTGGAGGAACAGTTGAAAATCTCGATATCCTTGATATGAATTTCAGTATTGTTTCTTTAGTTATTATCTTTGGCAACTGCTGGTGAAAGTATCATGGAGGTCCCTGTAGTAGGAGTCAGATTGTATTTTACCTTATTTACTAAAAAAATGAACAAAGTAGTCATTGTATGTTAAATTAAAGAGCAAACTAGTccttttagttaaaattttcagCCATTTTTAATGTTAAAAACTGGCGTGGTTGATGGAATAATCAGACAGCTCCACATGGTATccagtttttaacagtagaaatagataaaaattttaacaaaaggatcaatttgttctttgatttaatgtacaggactaatttgctcattcttttagtagagggggcaaaatgcaatctgactcttAATATAagggcctccatggtacttttactggCAACTGCTGCATTTTTTAAGTCTTGAATTTGTCGCAAATATTATAATTTGGTCCGGTCATTACTAAAATGTTTCCATAAATCATTTTCCTTGGTAGCTATCTTGACTTCTTGATTGTATGATTTGTCTTTTTGATATGGTTGTTTTTATACCTTAATCATGGTTTACATGCTGATGTCAATGGACAAGGTGATGCGGGTGATGAGAACGCTCGTAATGCGAATAAGAAAGCTCCGCCTGCAGCTGCTGCAAAGCCTGAAGTTCCCGATACAGGAGGCAATGCCGGGGAACCTGATGGATCCGATTCTGATGACTCTGATGATTCAATGTGACGTCAAGTTGcattaatggtgtatgtgatgacCACCATGGCATCGGCTTTTCCGATATGCTTTCAAAGATTGTCGACAGCTTCAGAAATTCATCAGGTTTTAATGATCGGAGAACCTGTATATACGCGGTCGTAATGTTTTTGCCTCTTCTTTTCAAAATGTTCACTGGACTTGCTTATTGAACCGCAAAGAGCTACAGCATATGCAATGTGTACTACTATTTTTGCTTAATGGTCCACTGATACTGTTTTGGGCTCATTTATATTGATCAAATTCTACTATTAGTCCCTGTATTCCGAGTAAGTTATAGATTTGGTCTCTACACTGTATTttgatttgatcaattttaatttctatatattttaaattga
Above is a genomic segment from Gossypium arboreum isolate Shixiya-1 chromosome 8, ASM2569848v2, whole genome shotgun sequence containing:
- the LOC108469779 gene encoding uncharacterized protein LOC108469779 is translated as MAMESVSVTHTISATNQKNPFRITPIIHSRRLFHLQAAARFRFGFISSYKKSDFQDFQGFAKPSRLFPSTEPKICTEALKETIFPSTGLDGARTLYKVRLQTSNMYGSSLSNINAGILLCLIDEKGDSILKRIPAYLLSEHSMELENTVVPETLHFQRGSIDEFVFEGSELGKVQALWIGIESGQWRLGGVSLVILNPSRSSSGGNFEHIGAKYDFEVDDILLGEGGDESMVELRPCLVSKLSENEDFSQPTSPLSDKVSKEQSMKEYADLKFSLLLYDAVLILSGASFASFSIGESSAFAFLLGGIIGFLYLLLLQRSVDGLPASELISSNPKDETVRFKGPVSSLALAIAVSSLVIKYSMGEGPFVLTPKELLVGMMGFLACKLAVILAAFKPLRVGIEKSK
- the LOC108468008 gene encoding transcription initiation factor TFIID subunit 7; translated protein: MDEQFILRVPPSVAERINRLLSENASSSEDKSLDLEFSEDGRTGTFVIGNDRFPASVLDLPCVVESYKTYDDSALVKTADVGQMILVRESGEASPDVVEYRHGLTPPLRDARKRRFRREPDLNPELVQRVEKDLVNIMSGGTVENLDADVNGQGDAGDENARNANKKAPPAAAAKPEVPDTGGNAGEPDGSDSDDSDDSM